Proteins encoded within one genomic window of Brassica rapa cultivar Chiifu-401-42 chromosome A09, CAAS_Brap_v3.01, whole genome shotgun sequence:
- the LOC103839376 gene encoding heat shock protein 90-5, chloroplastic isoform X2, with translation MAPALSRSLYTTPLTSLPLTPTRLSPLRTAFLPRAGGGLRAGVSCSWSLEKRCSHFAVKCDAAVAEKKTAEEGSGEKFEYQAEVSRLLDLIVHSLYSHKEVFLRELVSNASDALDKLRFLSVTEPALLGDGGDLEIRIKPDPDNGTITITDTGIGMTKEELIDCLGTIALSGTSKFLKALKENKDLGADNGLIGQFGVGFYSAFLVAKKVVVSTKSPKSDKQYVWESVADSSSYVIREETDPENFLRRGTQITLYLREDDKYEFAESTRIKNLVKNYSQFVGFPIYTWQEKSRTVEVEEEEPAKEGEEEGEPKKTKKTTKTEKYWDWELANETKPLWMRNSKEVSKEEYNEFYKKAFNEFLDPLAHTHFTTEGEVEFRSILYIPGMGPLNNEDVTNPKTKNIRLHVKRVFISDDFDGELFPRYLSFVKGVVDSNDLPLNVSREILQESRIVRIMRKRLIRKTFDMIQEISESENKEDYKKFWENFGRFLKLGCIEDTGNHKRITPLLRFYSSKNEEELTSLDEYIENMGENQKAIYYLATDSLKSAKSAPFLEKLIQKDIEVLYLVEPIDEVAIQNLQTYKEKKFVDISKEDLELGDEDEVKEREAKQEFNLLCDWIKQQLGDKVAKVQVSNRLSSSPCVLVSGKFGWSANMERLMKAQALGDTSSLEFMRGRRILEINPDHPIIKDLNAACKNAPESSEATRVVDLLYDTAIISSGFTPDSPAELGNKIYEMMAMAVGGRWGRVEEEEGSSNVNEGEDTKDGEAEVIEPSEVRAESDPWQD, from the exons ATGGCTCCTGCTTTGAGTCGAAGCCTCTACACGACTCCTTTGACTTCACTTCCACTCACCCCCACCCGTCTCTCTCCTCTCAGAACCGCGTTTCTCCCTCGCGCCGGCGGTGGCCTGAGAGCCGGCGTTTCATGTAGCTGGAGCCTCGAGAAGAGATGCAGCCACTTCGCCGTGAAGTGCGACGCCGCCGTGGCGGAGAAGAAGACGGCTGAGGAAGGGTCCGGCGAGAAGTTCGAGTACCAAGCCGAG GTTAGCAGATTGTTGGATTTGATTGTTCATAGCTTGTACAGTCACAAGGAGGTGTTTCTCAGGGAGCTTGTAAG TAATGCGAGTGATGCGCTGGATAAGCTGAGGTTCTTGAGTGTGACAGAGCCTGCTTTGCTTGGAGATGGTGGAGATCTTGAGATTCGAATCAAGCCTGATCCTGATAACGGCACTATCACCATTAC TGATACTGGAATTGGAATGACAAAGGAAGAGCTTATAGACTGTCTTGGAACTATTGCTCTGAGTGGCACTTCCAAATTCTTGAAGGCTCTCAAA GAAAACAAGGACCTTGGTGCTGACAACGGTTTGATAGGACAGTTTGGTGTTGGGTTCTACTCTGCCTTCTTGGTTGCGAAAAAG GTTGTTGTCTCCACCAAGAGCCCAAAATCTGACAAGCAGTACGTTTGGGAATCTGTAGCTGACAGTAGCTCATATGTGATCAGAGAGGAAACAGACCCTGAGAACTTCTTACGCCGTGGAACGCAAATAACTTTGTATCTAAGG GAGGATGATAAATACGAATTTGCGGAATCTACAAGAATCAAGAACCTTGTTAAGAACTACTCTCAGTTCGTTGGCTTTCCCATCTACACATGGCAGGAGAAATCAAGGACTGTAGAG GTTGAAGAGGAAGAACCAGCtaaggaaggagaagaag AGGGTGAGccaaagaagacgaagaagactACTAAAACTGAGAAGTACTGGGATTGGGAACTAGCCAATGAAACAAAACCTTTATGG ATGCGCAATTCGAAGGAAGTGTCAAAGGAGGAGTACAATGAGTTTTACAAGAAAGCTTTCAATGAGTTCTTGGATCCACTCGCTCACACACACTTCACAACCGAG GGTGAGGTTGAGTTCAGGAGCATTCTATACATCCCTGGGATGGGTCCACTTAACAATGAGGACGTTACAAACCCGAAAACAAAGAACATTCGTCTCCACGTGAAGCGCGTGTTTATCTCTGATGACTTTGATGGAGAGCTT TTCCCAAGATACTTGAGCTTTGTGAAGGGTGTGGTGGACTCAAACGATCTCCCACTCAACGTTTCACGTGAAATTCTCCAAGAAAGCAGAATC GTAAGAATCATGAGAAAGAGGCTCATTAGGAAGACTTTCGACATGATACAAGAAATCTCCGAAAGTGAAAACAAAGAG GATTACAAGAAGTTCTGGGAGAACTTTGGTAGATTCCTTAAGTTGGGTTGTATTGAAGACACTGGTAACCACAAACGTATTACACCGTTGCTTAGATTCTACAGCTCCAAGAACGAAGAGGAATTGACGAGTTTGGATGAATATATTGAGAACATGGGTGAGAACCAAAAGGCCATCTACTACCTTGCCACTGATAGTTTGAAAAGTGCCAAGTCTGCTCCTTTCTTGGAGAAACTAATCCAAAAAGATATTGAG GTTCTGTACCTGGTTGAACCAATTGATGAAGTTGCAATTCAGAATCTACAAACCTATAAAGAAAAGAAGTTCGTTGATATCAGCAAAGAAGATTTGGAACTTG GTGATGAAGATGAAGTGAAGGAAAGGGAAGCTAAACAAGAATTCAATCTTCTGTGTGATTGGATAAAGCAGCAGCTTGGTGACAAAGTTGCTAAAGTCCAAGTCTCAAATCGTTTGAGCTCTTCTCCTTGTGTACTTGTCTCAGGCAAGTTTGGTTGGTCGGCTAATATGGAAAG GTTAATGAAGGCACAAGCACTTGGAGACACTTCAAGCTTGGAGTTCATGAGAGGTAGGAGAATACTAGAGATCAATCCTGATCATCCTATCATCAAAGACTTGAAT GCTGCTTGTAAGAATGCACCTGAGAGCAGTGAAGCAACAAGAGTGGTTGATCTCTTATATGACACTGCTATAATCTCAAGTGGTTTCACT CCTGATAGCCCGGCTGAGCTGGGGAACAAGATCTATGAGATGATGGCTATGGCTGTTGGAGGAAGATGGGGacgagttgaagaagaagaaggaagctcGAATGTGAATGAAGGAGAAGATACAAAAGATGGAGAAGCAGAAGTAATTGAACCATCTGAAGTTAGGGCAGAGAGTGATCCGTGGCAAGATTGA
- the LOC103839375 gene encoding basic leucine zipper 43, translating into MTPAEITGYYQYLSPENLSTIPAEFNILNMPSSPISSSSLNYLNDLIINNNYSLSSNGQDLTMSNNSTSDEDHHHQRIKALNERKQRRMLSNRESARRSRMRKQRHLDELWSQVIRLRNENNCLIEKLVRVSDTQDNVLKENSKLKEEVSDLRQLVSELKPNKNNSFLREFEEV; encoded by the coding sequence ATGACTCCGGCGGAAATCACAGGGTATTATCAATATCTATCGCCGGAGAATTTATCAACAATCCCGGCGGAATTCAACATACTAAACATGCCCTCATCTCCaatctcttcctcttcattaaACTACCTAAACGAtctcatcatcaacaacaactaTTCCTTATCATCCAACGGTCAAGATCTCACGATGAGCAACAACTCAACTTCTGACGAAGACCATCATCATCAGAGAATCAAGGCACTCAACGAGAGGAAACAAAGGAGAATGCTTTCAAACAGAGAATCCGCGAGGAGATCTAGGATGAGGAAACAGAGACATCTTGACGAACTCTGGTCTCAGGTGATAAGGCTTCGCAACGAGAACAACTGTCTTATCGAGAAGCTGGTCCGCGTATCAGATACTCAAGATAACGTATTGAAAGAGAACTCTAAACTGAAAGAAGAAGTTTCTGATCTTCGACAGCTTGTATCTGAACTAAAACCCAACAAGAACAACAGTTTTCTAAGAGAGTTCGAAGAAGTTTAG
- the LOC103839376 gene encoding heat shock protein 90-5, chloroplastic isoform X1, which yields MAPALSRSLYTTPLTSLPLTPTRLSPLRTAFLPRAGGGLRAGVSCSWSLEKRCSHFAVKCDAAVAEKKTAEEGSGEKFEYQAEVSRLLDLIVHSLYSHKEVFLRELVSNASDALDKLRFLSVTEPALLGDGGDLEIRIKPDPDNGTITITDTGIGMTKEELIDCLGTIALSGTSKFLKALKENKDLGADNGLIGQFGVGFYSAFLVAKKVVVSTKSPKSDKQYVWESVADSSSYVIREETDPENFLRRGTQITLYLREDDKYEFAESTRIKNLVKNYSQFVGFPIYTWQEKSRTVEVEEEEPAKEGEEEKEGEPKKTKKTTKTEKYWDWELANETKPLWMRNSKEVSKEEYNEFYKKAFNEFLDPLAHTHFTTEGEVEFRSILYIPGMGPLNNEDVTNPKTKNIRLHVKRVFISDDFDGELFPRYLSFVKGVVDSNDLPLNVSREILQESRIVRIMRKRLIRKTFDMIQEISESENKEDYKKFWENFGRFLKLGCIEDTGNHKRITPLLRFYSSKNEEELTSLDEYIENMGENQKAIYYLATDSLKSAKSAPFLEKLIQKDIEVLYLVEPIDEVAIQNLQTYKEKKFVDISKEDLELGDEDEVKEREAKQEFNLLCDWIKQQLGDKVAKVQVSNRLSSSPCVLVSGKFGWSANMERLMKAQALGDTSSLEFMRGRRILEINPDHPIIKDLNAACKNAPESSEATRVVDLLYDTAIISSGFTPDSPAELGNKIYEMMAMAVGGRWGRVEEEEGSSNVNEGEDTKDGEAEVIEPSEVRAESDPWQD from the exons ATGGCTCCTGCTTTGAGTCGAAGCCTCTACACGACTCCTTTGACTTCACTTCCACTCACCCCCACCCGTCTCTCTCCTCTCAGAACCGCGTTTCTCCCTCGCGCCGGCGGTGGCCTGAGAGCCGGCGTTTCATGTAGCTGGAGCCTCGAGAAGAGATGCAGCCACTTCGCCGTGAAGTGCGACGCCGCCGTGGCGGAGAAGAAGACGGCTGAGGAAGGGTCCGGCGAGAAGTTCGAGTACCAAGCCGAG GTTAGCAGATTGTTGGATTTGATTGTTCATAGCTTGTACAGTCACAAGGAGGTGTTTCTCAGGGAGCTTGTAAG TAATGCGAGTGATGCGCTGGATAAGCTGAGGTTCTTGAGTGTGACAGAGCCTGCTTTGCTTGGAGATGGTGGAGATCTTGAGATTCGAATCAAGCCTGATCCTGATAACGGCACTATCACCATTAC TGATACTGGAATTGGAATGACAAAGGAAGAGCTTATAGACTGTCTTGGAACTATTGCTCTGAGTGGCACTTCCAAATTCTTGAAGGCTCTCAAA GAAAACAAGGACCTTGGTGCTGACAACGGTTTGATAGGACAGTTTGGTGTTGGGTTCTACTCTGCCTTCTTGGTTGCGAAAAAG GTTGTTGTCTCCACCAAGAGCCCAAAATCTGACAAGCAGTACGTTTGGGAATCTGTAGCTGACAGTAGCTCATATGTGATCAGAGAGGAAACAGACCCTGAGAACTTCTTACGCCGTGGAACGCAAATAACTTTGTATCTAAGG GAGGATGATAAATACGAATTTGCGGAATCTACAAGAATCAAGAACCTTGTTAAGAACTACTCTCAGTTCGTTGGCTTTCCCATCTACACATGGCAGGAGAAATCAAGGACTGTAGAG GTTGAAGAGGAAGAACCAGCtaaggaaggagaagaagagaaagag GGTGAGccaaagaagacgaagaagactACTAAAACTGAGAAGTACTGGGATTGGGAACTAGCCAATGAAACAAAACCTTTATGG ATGCGCAATTCGAAGGAAGTGTCAAAGGAGGAGTACAATGAGTTTTACAAGAAAGCTTTCAATGAGTTCTTGGATCCACTCGCTCACACACACTTCACAACCGAG GGTGAGGTTGAGTTCAGGAGCATTCTATACATCCCTGGGATGGGTCCACTTAACAATGAGGACGTTACAAACCCGAAAACAAAGAACATTCGTCTCCACGTGAAGCGCGTGTTTATCTCTGATGACTTTGATGGAGAGCTT TTCCCAAGATACTTGAGCTTTGTGAAGGGTGTGGTGGACTCAAACGATCTCCCACTCAACGTTTCACGTGAAATTCTCCAAGAAAGCAGAATC GTAAGAATCATGAGAAAGAGGCTCATTAGGAAGACTTTCGACATGATACAAGAAATCTCCGAAAGTGAAAACAAAGAG GATTACAAGAAGTTCTGGGAGAACTTTGGTAGATTCCTTAAGTTGGGTTGTATTGAAGACACTGGTAACCACAAACGTATTACACCGTTGCTTAGATTCTACAGCTCCAAGAACGAAGAGGAATTGACGAGTTTGGATGAATATATTGAGAACATGGGTGAGAACCAAAAGGCCATCTACTACCTTGCCACTGATAGTTTGAAAAGTGCCAAGTCTGCTCCTTTCTTGGAGAAACTAATCCAAAAAGATATTGAG GTTCTGTACCTGGTTGAACCAATTGATGAAGTTGCAATTCAGAATCTACAAACCTATAAAGAAAAGAAGTTCGTTGATATCAGCAAAGAAGATTTGGAACTTG GTGATGAAGATGAAGTGAAGGAAAGGGAAGCTAAACAAGAATTCAATCTTCTGTGTGATTGGATAAAGCAGCAGCTTGGTGACAAAGTTGCTAAAGTCCAAGTCTCAAATCGTTTGAGCTCTTCTCCTTGTGTACTTGTCTCAGGCAAGTTTGGTTGGTCGGCTAATATGGAAAG GTTAATGAAGGCACAAGCACTTGGAGACACTTCAAGCTTGGAGTTCATGAGAGGTAGGAGAATACTAGAGATCAATCCTGATCATCCTATCATCAAAGACTTGAAT GCTGCTTGTAAGAATGCACCTGAGAGCAGTGAAGCAACAAGAGTGGTTGATCTCTTATATGACACTGCTATAATCTCAAGTGGTTTCACT CCTGATAGCCCGGCTGAGCTGGGGAACAAGATCTATGAGATGATGGCTATGGCTGTTGGAGGAAGATGGGGacgagttgaagaagaagaaggaagctcGAATGTGAATGAAGGAGAAGATACAAAAGATGGAGAAGCAGAAGTAATTGAACCATCTGAAGTTAGGGCAGAGAGTGATCCGTGGCAAGATTGA